The sequence below is a genomic window from Bosea sp. F3-2.
GCCCCCGCCGCCAAACGACCTGACCGAGCAGACGCTGATGCAGCAGCTCACCTCCTTCACCCGGGAGGACCTTGTCCGCTTCGCCGAGCTCGGCGTGATCTCGCTGCTGACGCTGATCGTGCTGATGACCGTGGTGCGGCCGCTGCTGAAGCAGGTTCTGGCCTCCGACAACAGCAATGTCCGCACGATTCCATCCTTCATGCGCAATGGCGGCGCGCTGGCCGGGCCTGATGCGGCGACGGGCGATCCGGCAGGCAGCCCGGGCCGGGCGGTCGCCACGGTCGGCCCCGATGGGGAGGTGCTGCAGGCGGAGGTCGAGATGCCGTCCGAGCGGATGCTCGCGATCGCGCAGGTCAAGGGACAGCTCAAGGCGCAATCGGTGGAAAAGATCGGGGCGCTGGTCGCGCAGAACCCGGCCGACTCGGTCGCGGTGCTGCGTAGCTGGATCCACGAGAAAGTTCCGGCGTGACGGGCTGCTGAACCATGGCCGAGACACGATCCATCGCAACGCGCAGCACGGCCCTCCAGGGCGGCATCGAGGGCGGCGGCTTCGGCGTGACCTCGATCGCCGAGATGACCGGCCCGCAGCGGGCGGCCGTGATCCTGCTCGTGCTCGGTGAGGACCACGGCCGGGCCATCTGGCAGGAGTTCGACGACGACGAGATCCGCATCATCACCCGCGCGATGGCTGAGCTCGGCACGGTCGATGCCGACGAGGTCGAGCGGCTGATGCTCGATTTCGTCGGAAAGCTCTCCAGCGCGGGAGCCGTCACCGGCTCCTTCGACCGCACGATCTCGTTGCTCGAAAAGATCCTGCCGACGGAGCAGGTCGCGCTGATCATGGAGGAGATCCGTGGACCGGCTGGCCGCAACATGTGGCAGAAGCTCGGCAACATCGACGCGATGGTGCTCGCGAATTTCCTCAAGAACGAATACCCGCAGACGATCGCCGTGATCCTGTCGAAGATCCGGCCCGACCACTCAGCGAATGTGCTGCGCAACCTGCCGAACGACCTCTCGATCGAGGTGGTCGGCCGCATGCTGCGGCTCGAATCGGTGCAGAAGGAAGCGCTCGATCATATCGAGAACACCCTGCGGACCGAATTCGTCTCGACGCTGACCCAGACGCGCCGGCGCGATCCACATGAGATGATGGCCGAGATCTTCAACGGTTTCGACCGGCAGACGGAGATCCGCTTCCTTTCGGCGCTCGATGCTTCCAACCAGGAATCGGCCGAGCGCATCCGGGCGCTGATGTTCACCTTCGAGGATCTCGCCAAGCTTGATCCCGCCGGGCTGCAGACGCTGATGCGCCAGGCCGACAAGGACACGCTGGCGCGGGCGCTCAAGGGGGCGAGCCAGTCGATGCGTGACTTCTTCTACGGGGCCATGTCGCAGCGCGCCGCCAAGAACATGCAGGATGACATGGAAGGTCTGGGGCCGCTGCGGCTCAAGGAGGTCGACGAGGCCCAGACTAAACTCGTCCAACTGACAAAGGACCTGGCGGATAAGGGCGAGATCGTCCTGTCCAAGGGAAATGCCGACGACGAGCTGGTGTACTAGAGGCTGCTGTGAACCAGGAGGTGGATTTGATGAGGTCAAACCGGCGAAGATGGGAGGAGCATTGCGCCGCCGATACGTCGGTATCGGCAAGCGATGCGACGCTGCAGCTCCGCCGTTTTCACCTCACCCGCAGGGCGCGGCGCTTTTGCGCGACTGCTGTGTCGTTCTTCGTAGCAAACCGAAGGGTTTGCGTCCTCGAACTCCTTGCATTCGCGCAAAAGCGCCAGCGTCAAATCCACCCCCTGGTTCACAGCAGCCTCTAAGATGGTTTCCACCACGAAGTTCATGTTCGGGACGGATTTTCGCGAAGGCGGCCGCAAAGCCGCCGGCGAGGCCGATCTCGCGGCGGCACGGGCGGAAGGATTCCGTGCCGGGCAGGAGCAGGCGCATCGAGAGGCGCAAA
It includes:
- the fliG gene encoding flagellar motor switch protein FliG, encoding MTGPQRAAVILLVLGEDHGRAIWQEFDDDEIRIITRAMAELGTVDADEVERLMLDFVGKLSSAGAVTGSFDRTISLLEKILPTEQVALIMEEIRGPAGRNMWQKLGNIDAMVLANFLKNEYPQTIAVILSKIRPDHSANVLRNLPNDLSIEVVGRMLRLESVQKEALDHIENTLRTEFVSTLTQTRRRDPHEMMAEIFNGFDRQTEIRFLSALDASNQESAERIRALMFTFEDLAKLDPAGLQTLMRQADKDTLARALKGASQSMRDFFYGAMSQRAAKNMQDDMEGLGPLRLKEVDEAQTKLVQLTKDLADKGEIVLSKGNADDELVY